A single window of Maylandia zebra isolate NMK-2024a linkage group LG2, Mzebra_GT3a, whole genome shotgun sequence DNA harbors:
- the LOC101479585 gene encoding serine/threonine-protein phosphatase 2A 55 kDa regulatory subunit B gamma isoform isoform X2 has translation MGEDTDSTPALNHHGFLPDHNYVTEADIISTVEFNHTGELLATGDKGGRVVIFQREPESKTEPFSQGEYNVYSTFQSHEPEFDYLKSLEIEEKINKIRWLPQQNAAHFLLSTNDKTIKLWKVSERDKRPEGYNLKDEEGRIKDISTVTSLQVPVLKPMDLMVEVTPRRVFANAHTYHINSISVNSDYETYMSADDLRINLWHLDITDRSFNIVDIKPANMEDLTEVITAAEFHPHHCNLFVYSSSKGTLRLCDMREAALCDKHSKLFEEPEDPSARSFFSEIISSVSDVKFSHSGRYLLTRDYLTAKVWDLNMESKPLETYQVHDYLRSKLCSLYENDCIFDKFECAWNGSDSVIMTGAYNNFFRMFDRNTKRDVTLEASRESSKPRAVLKPRRVCAAGGKRRKDDISVDSLDFTKKILHTAWHPNENIIAIAATNNLYIFQDKLNSEMH, from the exons ATGGGCGAAGACACTGACTCCACCCCAGCTCTCAACCACCACGGCTTCCTCCCCGACCACAACTATGTGACTGAAG CTGATATCATCTCCACTGTTGAGTTTAACCACACTGGAGAGCTCCTGGCCACGGGAGACAAAGGGGGCCGTGTGGTCATCTTTCAGAGGGAACCTGAG AGCAAGACTGAGCCCTTCTCCCAGGGAGAGTACAATGTCTACAGCACCTTTCAGAGCCATGAGCCCGAATTCGACTATCTTAAGAGTCTGGAGATTGAGGAGAAGATCAATAAGATTCGATGGCTGCCTCAGCAGAACGCTGCACACTTCCTGCTTTCCACCAATG ATAAGACCATTAAATTGTGGAaggtgagtgaaagagacaaacGGCCAGAAGGATACAACCTGAAGGATGAAGAGGGTCGAATCAAGGATATCTCCACAGTCACCTCTCTACag GTGCCGGTGTTGAAGCCCATGGATCTGATGGTGGAGGTAACTCCTCGGCGAGTCTTTGCCAATGCCCACACCTACCACATCAACTCCATCTCTGTCAACTCTGACTATGAGACCTACATGTCAGCGGATGACCTTAGAATCAACCTTTGGCATCTGGACATCACTGACCGTAGCTTCA ACATTGTGGACATCAAGCCAGCCAACATGGAGGATCTGACAGAGGTGATCACAGCGGCTGAGTTTCATCCCCACCACTGTAACTTGTTTGTCTATAGCAGCAGTAAAGGCACGCTGCGCCTCTGTGACATGAGAGAAGCAGCACTGTGTGACAAGCACTCTAAAT TGTTTGAGGAGCCCGAGGACCCCAGCGCCCGCTCTTTCTTCTCCGAGATTATCTCCTCTGTGTCGGACGTCAAGTTCAGCCACAGCGGTCGATACCTGCTCACCAGAGACTACCTGACTGCCAAAGTCTGGGATCTCAACATGGAGAGCAAGCCCCTAGAGACATACCAG GTTCATGATTATCTCCGCAGCAAGTTGTGCTCTCTCTACGAGAACGACTGCATCTTTGACAAGTTTGAGTGTGCCTGGAACGGCTCCGACAG TGTTATCATGACCGGAGCCTACAACAACTTCTTCCGCATGTTCGACCGCAACACCAAGCGCGACGTCACCCTGGAGGCGTCACGGGAGAGCAGCAAACCCAGGGCCGTGCTGAAGCCGCGGAGGGTTTGCGCCGCGGGAGGAAAACGCCGGAAGGATGATATCAGTGTGGACAGCCTGGACTTCACCAAGAAGATCCTCCATACGGCTTGGCACCCGAACGAGAACATCATTGCCATCGCTGCCACTAACAATCTCTACATCTTCCAGGACAAACTCAACTCCGAGATGCATTAG
- the LOC101479585 gene encoding serine/threonine-protein phosphatase 2A 55 kDa regulatory subunit B beta isoform isoform X1 — protein MLSPIQVLCSDITTLSLEPEPFASYTEADIISTVEFNHTGELLATGDKGGRVVIFQREPESKTEPFSQGEYNVYSTFQSHEPEFDYLKSLEIEEKINKIRWLPQQNAAHFLLSTNDKTIKLWKVSERDKRPEGYNLKDEEGRIKDISTVTSLQVPVLKPMDLMVEVTPRRVFANAHTYHINSISVNSDYETYMSADDLRINLWHLDITDRSFNIVDIKPANMEDLTEVITAAEFHPHHCNLFVYSSSKGTLRLCDMREAALCDKHSKLFEEPEDPSARSFFSEIISSVSDVKFSHSGRYLLTRDYLTAKVWDLNMESKPLETYQVHDYLRSKLCSLYENDCIFDKFECAWNGSDSVIMTGAYNNFFRMFDRNTKRDVTLEASRESSKPRAVLKPRRVCAAGGKRRKDDISVDSLDFTKKILHTAWHPNENIIAIAATNNLYIFQDKLNSEMH, from the exons ATGTTGAGCCCCATCCAGGTGCTGTGCTCCGACATCACTACCCTTTCTCTGGAGCCTGAGCCTTTTGCTTCTTACACTGAAG CTGATATCATCTCCACTGTTGAGTTTAACCACACTGGAGAGCTCCTGGCCACGGGAGACAAAGGGGGCCGTGTGGTCATCTTTCAGAGGGAACCTGAG AGCAAGACTGAGCCCTTCTCCCAGGGAGAGTACAATGTCTACAGCACCTTTCAGAGCCATGAGCCCGAATTCGACTATCTTAAGAGTCTGGAGATTGAGGAGAAGATCAATAAGATTCGATGGCTGCCTCAGCAGAACGCTGCACACTTCCTGCTTTCCACCAATG ATAAGACCATTAAATTGTGGAaggtgagtgaaagagacaaacGGCCAGAAGGATACAACCTGAAGGATGAAGAGGGTCGAATCAAGGATATCTCCACAGTCACCTCTCTACag GTGCCGGTGTTGAAGCCCATGGATCTGATGGTGGAGGTAACTCCTCGGCGAGTCTTTGCCAATGCCCACACCTACCACATCAACTCCATCTCTGTCAACTCTGACTATGAGACCTACATGTCAGCGGATGACCTTAGAATCAACCTTTGGCATCTGGACATCACTGACCGTAGCTTCA ACATTGTGGACATCAAGCCAGCCAACATGGAGGATCTGACAGAGGTGATCACAGCGGCTGAGTTTCATCCCCACCACTGTAACTTGTTTGTCTATAGCAGCAGTAAAGGCACGCTGCGCCTCTGTGACATGAGAGAAGCAGCACTGTGTGACAAGCACTCTAAAT TGTTTGAGGAGCCCGAGGACCCCAGCGCCCGCTCTTTCTTCTCCGAGATTATCTCCTCTGTGTCGGACGTCAAGTTCAGCCACAGCGGTCGATACCTGCTCACCAGAGACTACCTGACTGCCAAAGTCTGGGATCTCAACATGGAGAGCAAGCCCCTAGAGACATACCAG GTTCATGATTATCTCCGCAGCAAGTTGTGCTCTCTCTACGAGAACGACTGCATCTTTGACAAGTTTGAGTGTGCCTGGAACGGCTCCGACAG TGTTATCATGACCGGAGCCTACAACAACTTCTTCCGCATGTTCGACCGCAACACCAAGCGCGACGTCACCCTGGAGGCGTCACGGGAGAGCAGCAAACCCAGGGCCGTGCTGAAGCCGCGGAGGGTTTGCGCCGCGGGAGGAAAACGCCGGAAGGATGATATCAGTGTGGACAGCCTGGACTTCACCAAGAAGATCCTCCATACGGCTTGGCACCCGAACGAGAACATCATTGCCATCGCTGCCACTAACAATCTCTACATCTTCCAGGACAAACTCAACTCCGAGATGCATTAG